One window of the SAR202 cluster bacterium genome contains the following:
- a CDS encoding PQQ-dependent sugar dehydrogenase encodes MRNIILIVLSTIFTFSCQQEAELDSNDISIIHDYREYITNESLIELEQIQLTNTFDNPWAMEFIDDEMVIITEKDGKLSLVNLRNNTVSEINHTIPVTSYGQGGLLDIAYYNDYLYISFTIGNNKGKYTTAIGKGEFLSPYNEIKDFEILLEASPYLNSGAHFGSRILINRDNIYATIGERGSGKLSQNPANHIGSVVEINLNGSKNAARFSNYKDSLPEVFQIGLRNPQGLALAPNGNMYLSNHGAKGGDFIGLVLPNTNYGWNNIGWGGKNYIGTHIGTGKAFSDEYLKPILSWVPSIAPSDIVFYQGDEFLEWSNDLLVTSLKFKMLLKISIIDGNVSNETIILKDKIGRIRDVDVNSKGEIFLITDESNSTIWKITNPKRK; translated from the coding sequence ATGAGAAATATTATATTAATAGTACTGAGCACTATCTTTACATTTAGTTGTCAACAAGAAGCTGAACTAGATAGCAATGATATATCAATTATCCACGATTATCGCGAGTATATAACTAATGAGTCACTTATAGAATTAGAACAAATTCAATTAACTAATACATTCGATAATCCATGGGCTATGGAATTTATCGATGATGAAATGGTAATAATTACTGAAAAAGACGGAAAATTATCATTAGTTAATTTAAGAAATAATACAGTATCAGAAATAAATCATACTATCCCTGTAACTAGTTATGGGCAAGGAGGATTATTAGATATTGCTTATTACAACGATTATTTATATATCAGTTTTACTATTGGTAATAATAAGGGTAAATATACAACGGCTATTGGTAAGGGTGAATTTTTATCCCCGTATAATGAAATAAAAGATTTCGAGATACTTTTGGAAGCTTCCCCATATTTGAATAGTGGGGCTCATTTTGGATCTCGAATACTTATTAATAGAGATAATATTTACGCCACTATTGGAGAGAGAGGAAGTGGAAAATTATCTCAAAATCCTGCAAATCATATAGGAAGTGTAGTTGAAATCAATTTGAATGGGAGCAAAAATGCCGCTAGATTCAGCAATTACAAAGATTCTTTGCCAGAAGTATTTCAAATTGGCCTTAGAAACCCTCAAGGTCTGGCATTAGCTCCAAATGGAAATATGTATTTAAGTAATCATGGAGCTAAGGGTGGAGATTTTATAGGATTAGTCCTACCGAATACGAATTATGGTTGGAATAATATAGGTTGGGGTGGAAAAAATTATATTGGAACCCATATTGGCACAGGTAAAGCATTTAGTGATGAATATTTAAAACCAATATTATCTTGGGTGCCTTCAATTGCGCCTAGCGATATAGTCTTTTATCAAGGAGACGAATTTCTAGAATGGTCAAATGATTTGTTGGTTACGTCATTAAAATTCAAAATGCTTCTAAAAATTAGTATTATTGATGGAAATGTTAGTAATGAAACCATTATTCTTAAAGACAAAATAGGAAGGATTCGTGATGTTGATGTTAATTCAAAAGGAGAAATATTCCTAATAACTGATGAATCCAATTCTACAATTTGGAAAATAACGAATCCAAAAAGGAAATAA